The following are encoded in a window of Halorarum salinum genomic DNA:
- a CDS encoding O-antigen ligase family protein: MVPEIAPIRITDLMLVGLIAGLILTRKIGYEIIIPPIDSVITSFGIFLIPIFVFPALGTLVQGYSLTYLTSGIRFVQWFTFLIIALNLSINDNLRFHDFFVVMYLSIAFHTGFSVLQYIDYHSVAGLFTDKNYFDVIISAHYSRVTGFHDSPIIAGQFASLVTLLCLPYLLSRRHYIHLFFFVVAAGFIILFSQTRAALVTFIVGILLFAIFSPEIRFKNTIVYGLPSLLALSVVVGTVNIIPSRVMELLDVLSRGPQAISSLQVRLSYWEQGIDMYRTYGFWGTLVNANALKGTLTDNYYLQLFVQAGPLGPLTLVMLLISIMARPTLKFNDEREHLQIGLRIFACCLAIGLLVHNLFPLPPIQIPLWTAVGIAYGLSYSRDMSAHVSNSSPSNVP; this comes from the coding sequence GTGGTTCCCGAGATCGCGCCTATCCGGATAACTGATCTGATGCTTGTTGGATTGATTGCCGGGCTGATACTCACCCGTAAGATCGGCTACGAGATAATTATTCCTCCGATTGATAGCGTCATTACAAGCTTTGGAATTTTCTTGATCCCTATATTTGTCTTCCCAGCCCTTGGCACACTTGTACAAGGTTATTCGCTTACCTACCTAACATCCGGTATTCGATTCGTACAATGGTTTACATTTCTCATTATCGCTCTGAACCTGAGCATAAATGATAATCTTCGATTTCATGACTTCTTTGTGGTTATGTACCTCTCTATCGCCTTCCATACAGGATTTTCCGTCCTACAATACATCGATTATCACAGCGTTGCTGGCCTTTTCACCGACAAAAATTACTTTGACGTAATTATTAGCGCACATTACAGTCGCGTGACCGGCTTTCATGACTCACCAATAATTGCTGGCCAGTTTGCGTCGTTAGTGACGCTACTGTGTCTCCCATATCTGCTCAGTCGGCGTCACTACATACACCTCTTCTTCTTCGTGGTGGCGGCGGGATTCATAATCTTGTTTAGTCAAACAAGGGCCGCGCTGGTCACATTCATCGTCGGAATTCTGCTCTTTGCGATCTTCAGCCCAGAAATCCGTTTTAAGAATACGATAGTGTACGGCCTCCCGTCTCTTTTAGCGTTGAGTGTCGTAGTTGGAACGGTTAATATTATTCCAAGCAGAGTCATGGAATTGCTTGACGTTCTTTCTCGCGGACCGCAGGCCATCTCCAGTCTACAGGTTAGATTATCATACTGGGAACAGGGAATCGACATGTATCGTACTTATGGGTTCTGGGGGACATTGGTGAATGCGAACGCGCTAAAGGGGACATTAACTGATAACTATTACTTACAGTTGTTCGTTCAGGCTGGCCCACTCGGACCTCTCACATTGGTCATGTTGCTGATCTCTATTATGGCCCGGCCGACACTCAAGTTCAACGATGAGAGGGAGCATCTTCAGATCGGGCTTCGAATCTTCGCCTGTTGTCTGGCTATTGGCCTTCTTGTTCATAATCTGTTCCCTCTCCCTCCTATTCAAATTCCTCTGTGGACGGCGGTTGGCATCGCGTACGGCTTGTCCTATTCTCGAGATATGTCGGCCCATGTTTCAAACAGTTCACCTAGCAATGTTCCTTAG
- a CDS encoding glycosyltransferase family 8 protein, whose translation MTDYIAYIVGGDSWTPCYVSIYSLLSNNPNRRFKIFILSEENKSVKFFNNIDFLNDVHGDFEVEYIWIDETQYDDFPRADNGQNHLTNGVYFKLSIDDFLPIDGNVLYLDADTIVDGPLDDLLDRDMSDCIIAASPDRLNRILGLDIPNTKRYFNAGVCYINLNNWSDMNIGEKAIKYIFEKNPDLNDQTAMNVTLHQLDMVDIISPEYNAHGHWAKEFQKYDENPIIIHYTGRNKPWHYWTKRPYKKTWVSYCSETPLDNYYPQDKDLKSYLQSKQHLIERTVSNLLEPYPVAKRSISNAYDALVKQ comes from the coding sequence ATGACAGACTACATTGCGTATATTGTTGGTGGAGATAGTTGGACTCCGTGTTATGTGTCAATTTACTCACTTCTATCAAACAACCCAAACAGAAGATTCAAGATATTTATACTATCTGAAGAAAACAAGAGTGTGAAATTTTTCAATAACATTGACTTCCTAAATGATGTCCACGGTGATTTCGAAGTAGAGTACATATGGATTGATGAAACACAGTATGATGATTTCCCAAGAGCCGATAATGGCCAGAACCACCTAACAAATGGAGTATACTTCAAACTATCAATAGACGATTTTCTCCCAATTGATGGAAATGTTCTGTATCTTGATGCAGACACAATAGTTGATGGTCCCCTTGATGATTTGCTTGATCGTGATATGAGTGATTGCATTATCGCAGCTTCGCCTGATCGGTTAAATAGAATTCTCGGTTTAGACATTCCTAATACAAAACGCTATTTCAACGCGGGGGTTTGTTACATAAATTTAAATAATTGGTCTGATATGAATATAGGAGAGAAAGCTATAAAATATATATTTGAAAAGAATCCCGATCTAAATGATCAAACAGCGATGAATGTGACGTTACATCAACTAGATATGGTGGATATCATATCACCAGAATATAACGCTCACGGACACTGGGCTAAAGAGTTCCAGAAATACGATGAAAATCCTATTATAATTCATTATACTGGGAGAAATAAACCATGGCATTATTGGACGAAGCGTCCTTACAAAAAAACTTGGGTGAGCTACTGTTCAGAGACTCCTTTGGATAACTATTATCCACAAGATAAGGACTTAAAGTCATATCTTCAGAGTAAGCAGCATCTTATAGAAAGAACTGTAAGTAATCTTCTTGAACCATACCCAGTTGCCAAACGTAGTATCAGCAATGCTTATGATGCCTTAGTTAAACAGTAG
- a CDS encoding class I SAM-dependent methyltransferase — MISTDEEFDPFSQYAGKGPQYRQRFVRWFHNNRLSDFSSLIDPGNTLLSVGCGNAELESKILSTKFEDIYSVEIHRGRAKIAYEKQLSSIQGSAQLMPFSENSFDAIVAAGTIEHLPDEKEFLKEAYRCLKPNGHLYFTIPIEVGIGGFVRYLAKNFVHPNRNDSPDGLKRYIDYTSEEFFKTVPRNKHGTFHRYYNYVYILNDTKRTFSEVEIQGWPITQLKQLNLILFVKADK, encoded by the coding sequence ATGATTTCCACAGATGAGGAATTTGACCCTTTCAGTCAGTATGCTGGTAAGGGACCGCAGTACCGACAGCGCTTCGTTCGATGGTTCCATAATAACCGACTCTCGGACTTTTCTAGTCTAATTGATCCAGGGAACACCTTGTTATCAGTTGGATGTGGAAACGCAGAGCTGGAATCAAAAATTCTCAGTACCAAATTTGAGGATATATACTCAGTTGAAATCCACCGCGGTCGAGCAAAAATAGCATATGAAAAGCAGCTGTCTAGCATTCAAGGTTCTGCACAATTGATGCCATTTTCCGAGAACTCTTTTGATGCGATCGTCGCTGCAGGTACTATCGAACACTTACCAGATGAAAAGGAATTCCTCAAGGAAGCGTACAGATGTCTCAAGCCAAATGGTCATCTCTACTTTACTATCCCAATCGAAGTTGGTATCGGCGGGTTTGTCCGTTATCTTGCAAAGAATTTCGTACATCCTAACCGGAATGATTCGCCTGATGGATTAAAGCGGTATATCGATTATACAAGTGAAGAATTTTTCAAGACAGTTCCACGAAACAAACATGGAACATTTCATCGGTATTACAATTATGTCTATATTCTTAATGACACCAAACGGACCTTTTCGGAAGTTGAGATTCAAGGGTGGCCGATTACTCAGCTCAAACAACTAAATCTGATTCTGTTTGTGAAGGCAGATAAATAA
- a CDS encoding polysaccharide pyruvyl transferase family protein, which yields MKYGLLEYTTSNIGDEIQSLAAKQLLPKVDTYLKRDYLNQVNTQEEIKIILNGWFTHHPENWPPADNINPLIISFHIDKEISDRLLTPKSVEYLKRYDPIGCRDLYTKSILENNGIDAYFSGCLTLTLTPDQQLNNSDEILLVDLDHEVVDALPDNLTQDARTMSHYTDPIEKIENKTRKNVPATAKKIAGASRLDHLYNYLFDITKNRTTVLKTDRESKFQKAKQYLARYAQAELVITSRLHVTLPCLAFDTPVILVHRNINDPRFSGLSEYMNLVDRSNIINQEYTNFLDLETPKSIVPIQKELENAVEEFIAE from the coding sequence GTGAAATATGGACTACTCGAGTACACGACAAGCAATATAGGAGACGAAATACAGAGCTTAGCTGCGAAACAGCTCTTGCCAAAGGTTGACACATACTTAAAACGTGACTACTTAAATCAAGTCAATACTCAGGAGGAAATAAAAATTATTCTTAATGGGTGGTTCACGCATCATCCAGAGAATTGGCCCCCAGCAGATAATATAAACCCCCTCATTATATCATTTCATATTGATAAAGAAATTTCCGATAGGCTACTAACGCCTAAATCTGTAGAATATCTCAAAAGATATGATCCAATTGGATGTCGGGATTTGTACACTAAAAGCATTCTAGAAAATAATGGCATCGATGCATATTTTTCTGGGTGTTTAACTCTAACGCTTACTCCTGACCAACAATTAAACAATTCCGATGAAATTCTTCTTGTAGATCTTGATCACGAAGTAGTAGATGCTTTACCAGATAATTTGACTCAAGATGCTCGAACCATGTCACACTATACAGACCCAATTGAAAAAATAGAAAATAAAACTCGAAAAAATGTGCCTGCAACCGCTAAAAAAATCGCGGGAGCCAGTAGATTGGACCATTTATATAATTATTTATTTGATATCACTAAGAACCGCACGACCGTGTTGAAAACTGATAGAGAATCAAAATTCCAGAAGGCAAAACAATATCTTGCGAGATATGCGCAAGCAGAGTTAGTGATTACTTCTCGACTGCATGTAACTCTACCTTGTTTAGCATTCGACACCCCTGTCATACTTGTTCACCGGAATATAAATGATCCAAGATTTAGTGGACTAAGTGAGTATATGAACTTAGTGGACCGATCTAATATCATTAACCAAGAATATACGAATTTCCTCGATTTGGAAACACCAAAGTCTATTGTACCTATACAGAAGGAGTTAGAGAATGCAGTAGAAGAATTCATTGCGGAATAG
- a CDS encoding ABC transporter ATP-binding protein, with protein MSIDDTEPVSKREKVDALLDVARYKPRFTAGIVALGVAAAVLEGVGLSFILPIVELVQLEDPATQADGLLGLFVVAYQAVGLPFTLGYVVLGVSLVMVVRYTTSFAVAWLREAVRTYYIRDLQDRAFRNALNAQVAYFDEEGSDDILNAIVTQTTYAGRVIQRAIQLFEQFFLAAVYFIIALVIAPSLTIATGIVLGGFTVFFRRVIESGYDIGDRVAEANEERQEAVQAGTQGIRDVRIFGVTDELYGDFRDAIEKFTTERIALRRNEAAINSFYNLVVAVSVFVLIYFALTFADLSLGSLGVFLFAMFRLGPRASSVNRLFYQVENDLPHLVRTIAFVEDLEQRQEPREGTVDSPKEVTNVKFDDVHFSYDGDEQVLRGIEFNVEKGEFVAFVGQSGAGKSTIVSLLARMYEVDTGEIRANGTPIDKMDLDEWRDRISVVRQNPFVFNDTLRYNLTIGNRDVNDDELDRVCEIAKVDEFLAELPKGYDTMLGDEGVRLSGGQKQRVALARALLEDADLLILDEATSDLDSDLEKQVQQAIEEMDREYTIVTIAHRLSTVKNADRILTVEDGQIIESGSHRQLVDRGGKYAKLYRIQSTKE; from the coding sequence ATGAGCATTGATGACACTGAACCGGTCTCTAAACGTGAGAAGGTCGACGCCCTCCTGGATGTCGCGCGGTATAAACCTCGCTTCACCGCCGGGATAGTGGCCCTCGGGGTCGCCGCAGCGGTGCTCGAAGGCGTCGGGTTGAGCTTCATCCTACCGATCGTTGAGTTGGTGCAACTCGAGGACCCCGCGACGCAGGCAGACGGCCTGCTCGGGCTATTCGTCGTTGCTTACCAAGCGGTCGGTCTTCCGTTCACGCTCGGGTACGTGGTGCTCGGAGTTTCACTCGTAATGGTGGTGCGTTACACGACGAGCTTTGCGGTGGCATGGCTTCGCGAGGCAGTTCGGACCTACTATATCCGCGACCTGCAGGACAGGGCATTTCGGAATGCACTCAACGCCCAGGTCGCGTACTTCGACGAAGAGGGGTCTGACGACATCTTGAACGCAATCGTGACACAGACGACGTATGCTGGACGGGTGATTCAGCGAGCCATCCAGCTGTTCGAGCAGTTCTTCCTCGCCGCAGTGTACTTCATCATCGCGTTGGTGATCGCGCCCAGTCTGACGATTGCGACAGGGATCGTCCTCGGCGGCTTCACCGTCTTCTTCCGGCGGGTGATTGAGTCCGGGTACGACATCGGCGACCGGGTCGCGGAGGCGAACGAGGAGCGCCAAGAAGCGGTGCAGGCTGGCACCCAAGGGATTCGCGACGTGCGGATTTTCGGCGTCACAGACGAGCTGTACGGTGACTTCCGGGACGCGATCGAAAAGTTCACCACCGAGCGAATCGCCCTTAGGCGCAACGAAGCGGCCATTAACAGTTTCTACAATCTCGTCGTCGCTGTGTCGGTATTCGTGCTTATCTACTTCGCACTGACCTTCGCTGACCTCTCGCTCGGGTCACTTGGTGTGTTTCTGTTTGCGATGTTCCGTCTTGGTCCACGTGCCAGCAGCGTGAATCGGCTATTCTATCAGGTCGAGAACGATCTACCGCATCTCGTTCGCACAATCGCGTTTGTGGAGGACCTCGAACAGCGGCAGGAGCCCCGAGAGGGAACGGTCGACTCCCCGAAAGAGGTGACGAACGTCAAGTTCGACGACGTCCACTTCTCGTATGACGGCGACGAGCAGGTATTACGAGGGATCGAATTTAACGTTGAGAAGGGCGAGTTCGTCGCGTTTGTTGGTCAATCCGGAGCGGGAAAGTCGACGATCGTCTCGCTGCTCGCCCGGATGTATGAGGTCGACACAGGCGAGATCCGCGCGAACGGCACGCCGATCGACAAGATGGACCTCGATGAGTGGCGCGACCGGATTTCCGTGGTCAGACAAAATCCCTTTGTGTTCAACGACACGCTCCGGTACAACCTCACGATTGGGAACCGCGACGTGAACGACGACGAGCTGGATCGCGTGTGTGAGATCGCGAAGGTTGACGAGTTCCTTGCGGAACTTCCCAAGGGATATGACACGATGCTCGGCGACGAAGGTGTGCGGCTCTCCGGCGGCCAGAAACAGCGTGTGGCGTTGGCACGGGCGTTACTGGAAGACGCAGACTTACTGATTCTCGACGAGGCGACGAGCGATCTAGACTCGGATCTGGAGAAGCAGGTACAGCAAGCCATTGAGGAGATGGACCGCGAGTACACAATCGTGACAATCGCACACCGGCTGTCGACGGTGAAGAACGCAGATAGGATTTTAACCGTCGAAGACGGGCAGATTATCGAGTCCGGCAGTCACAGACAACTCGTTGACCGAGGTGGGAAATATGCTAAGCTATACAGGATTCAGTCAACGAAAGAATAA
- a CDS encoding prenyltransferase/squalene oxidase repeat-containing protein: MKPVTLARAIYGDLRGERTTPRSDKEHLSATINWLYRSQDVTGCGGSAAYYSLLTGWSGPYPETSGYIVPTLYDYAEYADSREAQHRAERMVSWLLKVQFNNGAFPRGVDPGPNVDPSVFNTGQVLFGLVRAYRETRDQKFHEAIERAGRWLVDVQHEDGYWDQFDYRGEVHSYCSRVAWALLEAADAVGNEMFREHAARHLQWVVSMQTDTNWFKLTGFSPKETPFLHTIAYTVRGLLEGGLLLEDNRLVATARETADVLLNLQRTTGPLRGAYNESWTGDDFFCLTGNAQMALVWLRLAEQFDDQRYRKGAASAIEFLKRHQLLNAPPEVKGGMKGSLPVWGRYMRLRYPNWAAKFLADCLIREVYFDSGVN, translated from the coding sequence ATGAAGCCGGTTACACTCGCACGCGCGATTTACGGAGACCTCCGGGGAGAACGGACAACGCCCCGATCGGACAAGGAACACCTCTCGGCGACGATCAACTGGCTGTACCGAAGTCAGGACGTGACGGGGTGTGGGGGGTCCGCGGCGTACTACAGTTTGCTCACGGGATGGTCTGGACCGTATCCCGAGACGTCGGGATACATCGTGCCTACACTATACGATTATGCAGAGTACGCAGATTCAAGAGAGGCACAACATAGGGCTGAAAGGATGGTTTCGTGGCTTCTTAAGGTGCAGTTCAACAATGGAGCATTTCCGAGAGGAGTAGATCCCGGTCCGAATGTGGATCCAAGCGTATTCAATACCGGTCAGGTTCTATTCGGCCTTGTTCGCGCGTATCGAGAGACTAGGGATCAAAAGTTCCACGAGGCGATTGAACGGGCCGGCCGCTGGCTTGTTGATGTCCAACATGAAGACGGCTATTGGGACCAATTTGACTACCGTGGAGAGGTTCATAGTTACTGCTCACGGGTTGCATGGGCGTTGCTTGAGGCTGCGGACGCTGTGGGAAACGAGATGTTCCGTGAACACGCGGCGCGTCACCTGCAGTGGGTTGTCTCAATGCAGACCGACACGAACTGGTTCAAGCTGACAGGTTTTTCACCAAAAGAGACGCCATTTCTCCACACCATCGCTTACACAGTCCGGGGACTCTTGGAAGGAGGACTGTTACTGGAGGACAACAGACTGGTCGCCACCGCCCGAGAAACAGCAGATGTATTGCTCAACCTGCAGCGTACAACCGGACCGTTGCGAGGAGCCTATAACGAGTCATGGACCGGCGACGATTTTTTCTGTCTCACTGGAAACGCGCAGATGGCACTCGTGTGGCTACGTCTAGCCGAGCAGTTCGACGACCAAAGATACCGGAAGGGGGCAGCAAGCGCTATAGAATTCCTCAAGCGACATCAGTTGCTTAATGCGCCACCCGAGGTCAAAGGCGGTATGAAAGGATCACTACCGGTCTGGGGTAGGTACATGCGACTTCGCTACCCAAACTGGGCAGCGAAGTTCCTTGCCGACTGTCTTATCCGCGAAGTTTATTTTGACAGCGGGGTCAACTGA
- a CDS encoding glycosyltransferase produces MTYELIASAFYHPNCQEPYRGLYNKRSLESLADHPDCSVLVSSPIPYAPPVGPYSYYQTIPKYEIFDRYEVLRPRFPYLVPKSLLHALTGKLFQFATKHADVNLSGDIVHGCHVYPDGYGLVPVAREEGVPLTVTCHGHFLNNFTSLPPGVARQVQQTLNAASHVFCVSKALESVATEIAPDGAVSTVPIGATPKNYPTENRDTLRKSYTVPDDAILVLFCGQFIERKGVSDIIDSLAQFPDESVEYVFVGHGGELQDRLEAAAGDTDTPTSIRIKTGVETATLRDWYAMADLLMLPSYAEGRPTVIYEAMAAETAVLSTRIGGVTEQVQDGETGVLIEPGDQVELVNTLHQLVRDRSTLREMGMDGLNRLVSEGWTWEAYADEIVDIHKELAAIDG; encoded by the coding sequence ATGACGTACGAATTGATAGCGTCGGCCTTCTACCACCCGAACTGCCAAGAACCGTATCGAGGCCTCTACAACAAACGATCTCTTGAGTCTCTAGCTGACCACCCAGACTGTTCTGTGTTGGTTTCTAGCCCAATCCCATACGCCCCACCGGTCGGACCGTACTCGTACTATCAGACCATACCAAAGTACGAAATCTTCGACAGATACGAAGTATTGCGACCGCGTTTTCCCTATCTCGTTCCCAAGTCACTGCTTCATGCTTTGACCGGGAAATTATTTCAGTTTGCCACAAAGCACGCGGATGTGAACCTCTCGGGAGACATCGTCCATGGTTGTCATGTTTATCCTGACGGCTATGGCCTAGTCCCAGTCGCAAGAGAGGAAGGGGTTCCATTGACCGTCACTTGCCATGGTCATTTCCTCAATAACTTCACTTCCTTGCCACCGGGAGTGGCTAGACAGGTCCAACAGACGTTAAACGCAGCGTCTCATGTGTTCTGCGTCTCGAAAGCACTTGAATCGGTGGCGACCGAAATTGCACCAGATGGGGCAGTTTCGACCGTTCCGATCGGCGCTACGCCTAAGAATTATCCTACCGAAAATCGAGATACTCTCCGCAAGTCCTACACAGTCCCGGATGACGCTATACTCGTCCTATTCTGCGGGCAGTTCATTGAACGTAAGGGTGTTTCCGATATTATCGATTCGCTCGCACAGTTTCCGGATGAATCTGTCGAATATGTGTTCGTCGGCCATGGCGGTGAGTTACAGGATCGCCTTGAGGCAGCCGCTGGCGACACGGATACCCCCACATCGATTCGAATCAAAACAGGGGTTGAGACGGCAACGCTCCGAGACTGGTATGCGATGGCTGACCTTCTCATGCTTCCGAGCTATGCAGAGGGGCGTCCGACCGTAATTTATGAAGCAATGGCCGCCGAAACAGCAGTGTTGTCGACACGAATTGGGGGCGTAACCGAACAAGTTCAGGACGGCGAGACAGGAGTGTTGATTGAGCCTGGTGATCAGGTCGAGCTCGTTAACACACTCCATCAGCTCGTCCGGGACCGATCGACTTTGCGGGAGATGGGAATGGACGGACTCAACCGTCTGGTTTCGGAGGGGTGGACATGGGAGGCGTACGCAGACGAGATTGTCGACATTCATAAAGAATTGGCTGCTATTGACGGTTGA
- a CDS encoding alginate lyase family protein, translated as MGYRTERYSLLARTAAKKRPRQLLGIASRKARNRVIPRLPVDVDERYRRRIPDSLTTDFEAHSIDNRRLRSSLSEAERRRYRNLSSEFARGAVAFLNRTRRVSSPAEATPDDEQLTGLPRLWFIKLAAFEPFLWGILGYETPEECGEFAARVDSWLESCVETERIGSRVGYLRGFWAPYSVSLRITALSRYGAWKGGLTEAEERFLYKNLLFLENNVEWDVGGNHLIDNGAALVVGGSVFPEVGDRFVYRGMNVLKSTAETQFFDDGYHFERSPMYHLEVTERMLTALSIHSEQRTNPSEWLNQTVAAACSFAEYLRPPDGRIPLLNDAVFEQAHRLETILEYASSLGVDVQPRDRPGESALYWFEADGTSLLLDAGDSGPDHQMAHTHNDPSTVLIWTEGTRMITDTGVFDYQSGVKRTASRSVESHNTVQVSKIEPKTYGGRFRMGGTITTRTTASTKNGILAVATRYEAGESDPYQHRRTVYRGDDWLFVWDNVEAESSPYISRLHAHPEVSVQEEGSSVAFTRRNGPELHVRPVRIEEVGIETGPYFPKFGETIERAVVEFRTENRAFGYFAVDKDVDIELEREDSLPTTVHVDGQTTVLPRIET; from the coding sequence ATGGGGTACCGAACAGAGCGCTACAGCCTCCTCGCGAGGACAGCTGCCAAAAAGAGGCCGAGACAGCTTCTAGGCATTGCTTCTAGGAAAGCGCGAAATCGCGTGATCCCACGTCTTCCCGTAGATGTGGACGAGCGTTATCGTCGCCGCATTCCGGACTCATTGACGACCGATTTCGAGGCCCACTCGATCGACAACCGGAGACTGCGATCCTCTCTTTCAGAGGCGGAACGACGGCGATACCGAAACCTGAGTTCGGAGTTCGCACGCGGCGCCGTTGCATTTTTAAATAGGACGAGACGCGTCTCGTCCCCTGCCGAGGCCACCCCGGACGACGAGCAGCTCACGGGACTCCCCCGGCTCTGGTTCATCAAATTGGCTGCCTTCGAGCCATTCCTCTGGGGAATCCTTGGATATGAGACTCCAGAAGAATGTGGCGAGTTCGCTGCGCGAGTTGACTCCTGGCTAGAGTCTTGCGTCGAAACGGAGCGTATCGGCTCTCGCGTCGGGTATCTCCGCGGATTTTGGGCCCCATACTCCGTTTCCCTTCGAATTACTGCCCTCTCCCGATATGGAGCGTGGAAAGGCGGACTCACCGAGGCTGAAGAGCGATTCCTCTACAAGAACCTTCTCTTTCTCGAAAACAACGTCGAATGGGACGTGGGTGGTAACCACCTGATCGATAACGGGGCCGCGCTTGTCGTGGGGGGAAGCGTATTCCCTGAGGTCGGAGATCGTTTCGTTTACAGGGGCATGAACGTCCTGAAGTCGACCGCAGAGACGCAGTTCTTCGACGATGGATATCACTTCGAGAGAAGCCCGATGTATCACCTCGAAGTGACGGAGCGGATGCTCACGGCCCTTTCGATACATTCAGAACAGAGGACGAATCCATCGGAATGGTTGAACCAAACGGTTGCTGCTGCCTGCAGTTTTGCGGAGTATCTCCGTCCTCCCGACGGTCGGATCCCGCTGTTGAACGACGCAGTCTTTGAACAGGCACATCGTCTCGAAACGATACTGGAGTACGCTTCGTCGCTCGGAGTCGACGTCCAGCCCCGAGATCGTCCGGGGGAGTCAGCCCTCTACTGGTTCGAGGCGGATGGGACGAGCCTGTTACTCGATGCGGGGGATTCGGGGCCGGACCATCAGATGGCGCACACGCACAACGATCCCAGTACAGTCTTGATCTGGACGGAAGGAACCCGCATGATTACCGATACCGGCGTCTTCGATTATCAGTCCGGGGTGAAGCGTACTGCTTCACGGAGTGTCGAGTCACACAATACCGTTCAGGTAAGCAAAATCGAACCGAAGACCTACGGAGGGCGGTTTCGAATGGGTGGGACGATCACCACTAGGACTACGGCGTCCACGAAGAACGGAATCCTCGCCGTCGCAACGCGATACGAGGCCGGTGAAAGCGATCCGTACCAACACCGTCGGACGGTGTACCGTGGCGATGACTGGCTGTTCGTGTGGGACAACGTTGAGGCGGAATCATCACCTTACATCAGTAGGCTGCACGCTCACCCGGAAGTTTCCGTTCAGGAGGAGGGATCGAGTGTTGCCTTCACTCGTCGGAATGGGCCCGAACTACACGTAAGACCGGTTCGCATCGAAGAGGTCGGAATCGAAACCGGACCGTATTTCCCGAAATTTGGCGAAACGATCGAACGTGCTGTCGTCGAATTCCGGACAGAGAATCGGGCATTCGGGTATTTCGCCGTCGATAAGGACGTTGATATCGAATTGGAGCGTGAGGACTCATTGCCAACTACGGTTCACGTCGATGGTCAGACGACGGTACTTCCACGGATAGAGACATGA